A part of Capsicum annuum cultivar UCD-10X-F1 chromosome 6, UCD10Xv1.1, whole genome shotgun sequence genomic DNA contains:
- the LOC124899489 gene encoding uncharacterized protein LOC124899489: MDNIYYCSAVATRSLVEKKENPRAFTIHCTIGSFNFAHALCDLGASINLISFAVFKQLVLGAPKPTTMILVMVDRTVIKSVDILYDIFMKVASFIFLVDFMILNCEVNFQVPIIMRRPFLDTGRTLIDLELGHLMLRLNDEQVIFNVCKSMRQPNELRVISMIDVCNEEVDSFHDVDAVTLWDDGSDMVVPIEERLGLKHLQP; encoded by the coding sequence ATGGATAATATTTATTATTGTAGTGCTGTAGCTACTAGATCGTTGGTGGAGAAGAAGGAGAATCCCAGGGCTTTTACTATACATTGCACCATTGGATCTTTCAACTTTGCTCATGcgttatgtgatttgggtgctagTATCAACCTTATATCATTTGCAGTATTTAAACAGCTGGTGTTGGGAGCACCAAAACCTACCACCATGATACTAGTGATGGTAGATAGGACGGTGATAAAGTCAGTTGATATCTTATATGATATCTTTATGAAGGTGGCTTCTTTCATCTTTCTTGTtgattttatgatcttaaattgtgaagtgaacttcCAAGTCCCAAttattatgagaagaccatttttGGATACAGGAAGGACATTGATTGACTTGGAGCTAGGGCATCTGATGTTGAGATTGAATGATGAGCAGGTGATATTTAATGTATGCAAATCCATGAGGCAGCCTAATGAGTTGAGAGTGATATCTATGATTGATGTGTGTAATGAAGAGGtagattcattccatgatgttgaTGCAGTTACTCTTTGGGATGATGGTTCTGATATGgttgttcctattgaagagaGACTAGGTTTGAAGCACTTGCAACcatga